The genomic region AACAtgattaaaaatatcaaaatatttcaataagtATGAAAATATACTAAActatacttatttatttacatataATCTTAAATTGGTTAATCTgattaaccaaaaaaaataaaaattgaaacctACCAAATTAACCGattgaattataatcatttttcaattaataaaaaaatcaaattaatcaaatcattttaaccaaaattttttgattagcttgataaaattttgttttaacaGGAAATTACTTACCTCTAATTGTATTCATTTATAAggccaaaaaaagaaaaacaatgttGATGCATATACAGATATTCAATCATGCAATTTAAGGTAGGTACAATTTATCTTAATCTACAAGGTATCCAAGTGCATAAAAGTAGTCTGATTTGATATTAGACTTTGCAATTagttttaagtatttttttcgAATTGCATACAAACTTTAATGTTAGTTAATTTATCCGTAAACCATAAGCTTCATACTATTCAAGTATGTCATACACTTAAAAGGATGTTCATTTCATTACCTAGATGATTTACTTTAACTAAAGTCTAAAGCTTATATAAATCTTGCTATCCATAAACCGATGAAAAGACTTTTGCACTAGGCTAACccaataatttcaatttgtgTACCAACTTTTTTTCCTATAGTTGAATTAACTTTAAAGCTTGTGTAAGGCAAAGTAGTTCTAGAAAGAGTGAAGGCAGGCTATTGGGGGCACTTCAGTCAATTGTCTTTTCAAGATCGCTTAGCCCAAGGTTTTGACTCGTAAAAAAGCTTTGTAAAGTCGCAACGGCAACAATCGTAAGGAAGTGAATTccccaattaaattgaaaatatcaTATTGACCCTACCAACCAAACTCAAAACTTCCTTTGCCCACAATTTGTGGGGGCAAATTTCATTAGACAAAAAAAGGGCACCACTCATTCCACAAGACAACAAAGCTAAACCCTTTTGAAATGGAAGATAACACAACATTgcaccaatttttttttttttttttgggttggaAGGGGTACTGAGTTCTGCTTTATCAGAACCCAATGCTCAATTATTTCCCATTTTACTTTACTTGGTCGgtcttaaaaaggaaaaagaaaaaaaaagaaatataggCCACGTTTCCATTGAACTAACTTAAAGACAAATGTACCATGgccttttttttgttcaagATGACTTATCTGTCCCTATGTGCCCTTCACTTTTTATAATGAGGCTTGTGTTATGGGATGAAGAAGAATGTGAAGGACATGTTTGGCAATAATGTGAAAAGTTAGGGCTAGTTTTTTCTTTCGCTTGGGTGTGAATTTTGGAGGGCATAGTTTGGGGTATGTTTCCCGAGGCAGTGGTTTTGACCACGGCCGCAAGACAACAAGGCATAAAAGTACAGCTCCATTAAGGACGCCGCGTACTGTTAGGCCCTTGGTGACCTAAAAAGTAAGGTATATATTTGCATTGCTCAACCTTAAAAATTCCCAAGCTAAAATGTTTGAAAGGGTGAAAGCTTGgatttgtttattttactttatgaaattattaattttatttttatataatattttaaaatattttataaattattttaaaatttttaaataaattcatattttattattatatttaatcaattttttatcttttttaaattaaataaattcttaattaattattaattaattgtgaCTAGTTAAAACGtcatttattactttatttcaTATGACATTAATGtgatattttgatatattatagTTGACGTCAATGTAATATTCTGATATATTATAGTAGATGATGACGtgatatgataataaaatcaCATAGcattttaccttttatgtTAATAtcatatgaatataaataacaaataatattttaacaaatGATAGTAAATCAAACGTTAgtcataaaaacatatttagtcTACAATAAAAGcacataaatttgattaaatgtaataaaaaataataaatttttaaagtattatatattttacttttttatttcatagaTTCATTGAATTgatgttttttatttgtttagaatgcatgggaaaatTTAAGTATGGTTATGATTACGAAGAATTAAAGATCTAAATATAATGCTTAATTGTTTTGGGCCCTTCGTTttgaacagaaaaaaaaaagattaaaaggaTTAATTGAGCTTTACATTAATGATATTGATGCATGAATATTTATGgatattcaaaaatttaaaattctttaatttattttctttacgTAGATACATGAATAAGCCCTCACCAGTTAAAGCatcaataaatatattatttctattttaagaaaaaaaattaaaaagtattcTAACTTGCAGCTTTATTCAAAGTTCAAAGTTGAAACAAACCTTCACCTCGTAAAATCACAATCACTTAAAAGGCAAAAATAAATCCAAGTGCCGACTTGGTGCAGGGGGATTAGAGCTATAAACATGATCTACATGATTATGATTGATTTACTTGTAATGAATTTCATTTTCGAACGTGAAACAACAGGCCAAAGGAAAGGTCCCCTTCAGTATTTGTCACTTGTCTTCTTAAAAACTATATACCGATCAAATTATTAACTGAATATCACATCCTTCGTTGAGTTtgtcaaattgaaaaaatttatgtGAATTTCGAGTGCCACCTGTCTGTATAAACAGATAGAAACTTGTATTTCGGTCCAAAGGATACGTCTAGAAGGAAGATTTCTAGAAAATGAAATAGTAAATAGTCAATAAGACTATAGATATATGCCATAGGTTTGAAACGTTAAGAGTGTACGTAGGCGATCGTTTgcatcattaattatttatttattacatTCATAGGTATATGCTTAGTCAAAGAAATTTATAAAGTTTCCctttaaagagaaaaacaacATATATACGCgctttcatttaaatatatagATCAAGCTAATGCattgataatatatatatatatatatatatatatatatatattataatatagtAGTATATCTATCTTCTACCAACAACCAACCTAGAAAATAAGAAGGAAGCTTCCTATTTCCATCATTCGGCGACAATGACGGACATATGCATGGGGACTAAGAGAGAATTATAACGAGTGGTTGAGCACCATCATTTTGATCCCATATCTATACGCCCAAGGCCCGAATTAGGAAAaatcttttttgctttttttttttaaattaaaaagaatagcAAATGAAGATCATTAGTGAGATTCATGCCTATTTAGGATATTCTTGATATAATAATGATCAATCATTCATAAGATTGGTTCACTGACTTATTCAATCTTCAGTTAATCGTTGCAATCATCATTAGCATAAAGGTGATTGGAAGAAAACGATTTAGATTTCAAATCTACTTAATCGAAAATGCATTTGGAATGAAGATGAAGTTTATTTTATAGAGATGTAATCAGATATagtatttgttatttttcaaGTACCTTACTTCGAATCTTATTCTTTGATAAGATATCAGAACTCTATAAAaaccaaattaaattttaaaattgttatttGAACTCATATCCGGATATTGTAGATAATACCCGTTAAATATCTGAATACATTTAATTACTCGATTGaaataaactttaattaataaaaattgaattaataaattaaagttagttcataaaaaattaagtgaaaatttaaagtcatatataaaataatgaatgaattttaataaatattgcaTCAAAAAATgatatgaatataaaaataaaatttaatattaaaaataattatttataatcgGATTTAGATAGTGGTTATTCTTAGACGTATTCAAACTGTGGATTCAGGACGCATAGCAGTTTActattctaattttacccaaatacaattataaaatgtaatttttttacttaatcagatcatATAATATAGGGTATTTGTCTATAAGATATTAAttacaatttcatttttttattattctttttaatttataagtttatataggCTATAGTCCCTGTTAGAGCATCTGATAATTAACATCTCTTTGACAAAAAGTTTCTTGACTTTCTCAAAGCATTTATTTTCCTAGTTATACCTTTTTACACCGTCCAAGTTAATTGTTTGACTGGGTGATTAACTCATCAATAATTTATCATCATCCAATCAAAATAATCCATGCTAACCCTTGACTTtcagaaataaattgaaataatcgACAATGGATGAATATCCATAAAGTTCAGTGTTGGAGACTTTGAGTAAAGGCTATACTTATATATGACTTGTGGCACCAGATATACCCTGCTCTCTTTGAGTCTTCACTGGCTTATGCTCAACTTTCCTTGCAAGAGAAATGGCATCGAATCTTCtatgacaaataaaaaaaaaagttagaaaaaaatatgtcagtattcttcttcttcatctctACCATTAAGCAAGCACACCAATGCTGCAGTTCttaatgataaaatatatacattttaTTTCATCAATATATTAAGTCCCTTCCTCCAAAATTTATGTGACTAGTGTACTTGTATAGAAATTTAGTagtttaatcaattaatttaatttttttttaaaattatactTTCCTCCATCTTTGTCTCCGCCTATCTTTTATCATTTctatttttgaactttttgagCAAGTCTATTCAACTACAAATTCAATAATGATCCTGCCGTGTGAGCACATGTTTAACGTCatattaacaagaaaatatcaaaacatttcgattaatatcatattaatttGATCAGACGTCACGTTTGCACATttaatagtaaaattttaatagtattAGGGTTTAAAttgatattaataaattttaaaaatacaaaaatttaatttacataaattattatatagagattaaatttatcttttttaataaaacataaagattcaaagcataatttgattttttttttttagatagaAGAGAAGATGGATAATTGGCGATGTGAGTGACCAATGACTGGTGGGCTTCTTATCCTGAAAAACAGTACCTGCTTTTGTTTGGTATATGCAGTGGGCTCCATAAACAAAGAGCGTAAGCTAACCCCCTGGGCCCATGGGGCATTCATTTAGCAATGGTCGATGTAGGAAACAAACACAGCCAAACCTTTAGTATACAACACTATCAGCCTCCACACTTTTCCTCCCTAAAAGCAAGTACTAGTAACAAAGTTTGGTTCCTTTTCAGCTCTATCAATTACCGAAGCTATATTAAGCAGTAATCATAGCATAGAAATGTTTTCCAGTTCGCTTGCATCAATTAATCTGTAACATACAGGGGAGAGAACACTTCTTCCACTAGGCAAAATAATTGTTTGCAGAACGCCAGAAATGTGGCAATATTAATAGCTTGCCTATCAAATTAAGAACATCGATGGTGGTGAAAACGTTATATTAAATCTCAACAATGTTGAAGTGGTGATACGTTTTATTCTTATAGTTGAATAGAAATTCGAAACAAAATTCATTCAACTCTGAAAACAGGGGATTATTGTACATCAGTTCTTCGGAAAGCCTTAATACCAAGGTACTCTACTACAAAATTGAGGTCTCTCAAACTAATACCAAGCCTTAaagttttcttcaaatttttgtGCCAAAAGGCTTATAGTAACCGCTGAAGCACTTCAGAGAAGCCAAAGCATCTGCAAGGAATACCAAAGGaatgataatattattttacagATGTAACCCAATATAGTCCCACATAAAATACTAGCATATTAGAAGGATTtttagaatataaaaaaataaaatgaagataAGGCTGACAATAGTAGAAGGATTGCttcctattttatttttagattgCATTAGGCATGAGGAACAAAAGCACTTTTTGTCTTTGTTAtctgttttattttcatgGAAAACAGAGAAacaaatgtttaaattattttcagtTTGCTGTAATCTAAAAccaatttcattttcaatccGCATACACATTTTTGCAAGACTTTTGTATTCTCTATGTAAATGAGAATAGCAAATAGCAAGTAGGAACGTCTTCAGAAACAAAACACACCCTCACTTTGTTGTGAAACTAGTATTCttcaaaagcaaaaattgaGATCAACGAAAGcattaagattataaaatagCTATAACATGCTGGCGTACCTACTTCTCCTCCAGAAGATGCGTAGTGCAAGAAAGTAATGATGATAATTCCTCTTGGGTTGCCAAACCAAAGCCTTGCCATCTTACTCTACCAAGTTTGTCAAGCAGGAAAATATACCTTCAAACCGAtaagaaaaacatatttttagacCAACAGTAACATATAGATAACGATGTTATAGATTTGGCtataaaaaacttttaaatacCCAGTTAGAAGGTTCAGTATCTTCAGTTCCTTTCTGAAGTAATAGTGGTCACCAAATGAATAGACAATCTGCCTCTGAAGAGCATTCTTCTCTCCATCAATAGACTTCCTCATGGTTCGCAGAAGCAGCCGTTTAATTGGATTCCGGCATAAGAGCCATGAGTCTATAAATGACACCTTATAccacaaaaaaattatttagcaacacataaaattataaaacatgattatttaattaataatttattagcGACATTGATGGGCCACCAGAAATTCCATAACTTGACATTCGGTAAATAAAGAAACAACTCCCTCATGGTTGCAGGCTAATGCCCTTGAAGCTCATGTTCTAAGGTAATATAGTTAGGAAGATCATAAGTCAAACACCACACTagttctctttcttttttattttagagtTACAGATTCATTGAATCAATTTATCCTTgatccaaaattttttttaaaaagattagctagttaaaaaaaaaaataaaaacattagaATGAGATTCAAAGGTAATAGCCGAAAGAATACAACCTCATATAGCTGAACATCCTTGGAATTGCTAAAGGCTTCAGAAAAAGGTGTGCACCAAGTGTCAATCATTTTCTGCCAAGGAAAGAGGGTTAAAATGCAGCAGCAACAGCCAGCAACATCAACAACAATAATCAGAAAATGAGGCAGCAAccaaaaaatctttctttttcttttttttgtttttcattcttGCACAgcaattttaacttttaaccCTTCCATTGCCACTGAGGCCCTAATATGCCTCTAATCTCTACTATAAAAAAATGGTACAAGAATTCATCTCATCTAATTCATAATCTAACCagcattatttttttcaagatGATTTCACAATAAAAGATGTATAAGGTATTAAGGCACCTTTCTCGGTCTTTTGGCTATGATCAACTGATCAAGTATAGTAAGAGTTTTAGGTAATGTCGTTcgaaatatatacaaaaatatatccAAAACAAACATGGCAAAAAGAACCATACCTGGGAGCTAGCTCTAAATGATAGACAAACTAAAGATACTTTTGGGACAGCCAACTTCTCGGCATCAACCCGATCTCCATTCGAAACAATGGGCAGTTTTAACGTTCTACCATCAGAATAGGTTACTTCTAAGCCAGGAAATTTCACGGCTGCCATTGCaggaataataattttatttgccACTGCAATCTGCAAAAACCAACATCAGAATAGTtccaataaataaaattctccCACAAAGTACTTAACTTTTGCTAGAAATCAGCTAAATTTAGCAtttaacattttctttttacagattttgaattgatttaaattttaatgaataaaaGACTAAATAAATACCTTACCACCATGTTGTTTCAGCTCAGAAATGTCGGCGAAATATCCTCTATTCATTTCATCGGCACTGCcctaaatcaaattaaaccaatatttattaaaacaagatcaaatgaaaagaactcaaaaaaaaaaaaaacaaaccaaaTACTTAAACTTACAGTCTTGCCCGTTCTTTCTCGATTGCTTCCTTATTTCCAAGctgaaaacaattaaaaacaatcAAGAATTTTAACGTCAAGTATTTACCGAACAAACAAAAagtcagatttttttttaaaaataaaaaaatgcgTAAAAATTTGCCTGGTAAATGTCGAGGAAGCGATTGGAGGATTTTCGAGCGAAATGTTGCGGAGGGAAAGGCAAAAGCTTTTGTTCATGATTTAGGAGTTGTTTACAGGTGAGAATCGAAGCCCTTGTTTGGCTTACCACTCGATTTACTCTCAACATTTTCGATTTTCGAATTCAGATTTCTCTTCTTCGTTTTC from Theobroma cacao cultivar B97-61/B2 chromosome 9, Criollo_cocoa_genome_V2, whole genome shotgun sequence harbors:
- the LOC18590434 gene encoding mitochondrial ATPase complex subunit ATP10 isoform X1, with translation MLRVNRVVSQTRASILTCKQLLNHEQKLLPFPPQHFARKSSNRFLDIYQLGNKEAIEKERARLADEMNRGYFADISELKQHGGKIAVANKIIIPAMAAVKFPGLEVTYSDGRTLKLPIVSNGDRVDAEKLAVPKVSLVCLSFRASSQKMIDTWCTPFSEAFSNSKDVQLYEVSFIDSWLLCRNPIKRLLLRTMRKSIDGEKNALQRQIVYSFGDHYYFRKELKILNLLTGYIFLLDKLGRVRWQGFGLATQEELSSLLSCTTHLLEEKCFGFSEVLQRLL
- the LOC18590434 gene encoding uncharacterized protein LOC18590434 isoform X3 is translated as MNRGYFADISELKQHGGKIAVANKIIIPAMAAVKFPGLEVTYSDGRTLKLPIVSNGDRVDAEKLAVPKVSLVCLSFRASSQKMIDTWCTPFSEAFSNSKDVQLYEVSFIDSWLLCRNPIKRLLLRTMRKSIDGEKNALQRQIVYSFGDHYYFRKELKILNLLTGYIFLLDKLGRVRWQGFGLATQEELSSLLSCTTHLLEEKCFGFSEVLQRLL
- the LOC18590434 gene encoding mitochondrial ATPase complex subunit ATP10 isoform X2 gives rise to the protein MLRVNRVVSQTRASILTCKQLLNHEQKLLPFPPQHFARKSSNRFLDIYQLGNKEAIEKERARLADEMNRGYFADISELKQHGGKIAVANKIIIPAMAAVKFPGLEVTYSDGRTLKLPIVSNGDRVDAEKLAVPKVSLVCLSFRASSQKMIDTWCTPFSEAFSNSKDVQLYEVSFIDSWLLCRNPIKRLLLRTMRKSIDGEKNALQRQIVYSFGDHYYFRKELKILNLLTGYIFLLDKLGRVRWQGFGLATQEELSSLLSCTTHLLEEK